The Erinaceus europaeus chromosome 16, mEriEur2.1, whole genome shotgun sequence genome includes a window with the following:
- the SKOR1 gene encoding SKI family transcriptional corepressor 1 isoform X1 produces MEALGTQLGPAGEGSASPGAKQELQPYPGAGALKPNQVGETSLYGVPIVSLVIDGQERLCLAQISNTLLKNFSYNEIHNRRVALGITCVQCTPVQLEILRRAGAMPISSRRCGMITKREAERLCKSFLGEHKPPKLPENFAFDVAHECAWGSRGSFIPARYNSSRAKCIKCGYCSLYFSPNKFIFHSHRTPDAKYTQPDAANFNSWRRHLKLSDKSATDELSHAWEDVKAMFNGGTRKRTFSLQAAGGAGGKGGAGAAGAPGCGGADLGPPGPPPPPHKSLRCADDEPPGPPPPPPPPPPRALGLAGAGAPAGPGGAGGAGVRSYPLIPVPSKGFGLLQKLPPPLFPHPYGFPAAFGLCAKKDEALLGDPKGAAGAAGAAGTGGGTGGGGGHLPAGPGPGPAGGAMFWGAPPPGAAKDAVAAVYPPFPVFWPAAGSLPVPPYPAAQSQAKAVAAAVAAAAVAAAAAGGPEALDGPDAAPEAAGAEERCPSARSRGPLDDDGADEALPPPLAPLPPPPPPPAARKGPYVSAFRPVVKDAESIAKLYGGARDAYGPPRAAGGYTSPDFLSEGSSSYRSASPDADTAEEPEVDVESNRFPDDGGAPDRAEPAGPDADPAAGAPLADGAPDSPAGGSPRPLRRPAPAFGELAAERSPPGGGGFELGGPTPAKPPQVYGPQRDEHGKSAALGPAASYLCSPEAHEPDKDDNHSAAEDLEARKGYPDQRSLSQPSPANTDRGVSQDRIPLSCPCTPGEDGLTLDVTGTQLVEKDLENLAREELQKLVLEQVELRKKLEREFQSLKDNFQDQMKRELAYREEMVQQLQIVRDTLCNELDQERKARYAIQQKLKVSPSVHQLPG; encoded by the exons ATGGAGGCGCTGGGCACGCAGCTGGGCCCGGCCGGCGAGGGCAGTGCGTCCCCCGGCGCCAAGCAGGAGCTGCAGCCCTACCCGGGCGCCGGCGCGCTCAAGCCCAACCAGGTCGGCGAGACGTCGCTGTACGGGGTGCCCATCGTGTCGCTGGTCATCGACGGGCAGGAGCGCCTGTGCCTGGCGCAGATCTCCAACACGCTGCTCAAGAACTTCAGCTACAACGAGATCCACAACCGCCGCGTGGCGCTGGGCATCACGTGCGTGCAGTGCACCCCCGTGCAGCTGGAGATCCTGCGGCGGGCCGGGGCCATGCCCATCTCGTCCCGGCGCTGCGGGATGATCACCAAGCGCGAGGCCGAGCGCCTGTGCAAGTCGTTCCTGGGCGAGCACAAGCCGCCCAAGCTGCCGGAGAACTTCGCCTTCGACGTGGCGCACGAGTGCGCCTGGGGCTCGCGGGGCAGCTTCATCCCCGCGCGCTACAACAGCTCCCGCGCCAAGTGCATCAAGTGCGGCTACTGCAGCCTCTACTTCTCGCCCAACAAGTTCATCTTCCACTCCCACCGCACGCCCGACGCCAAGTACACGCAGCCCGACGCGGCCAACTTCAACTCGTGGCGCCGCCACCTCAAGCTCAGCGACAAGTCGGCCACCGACGAGCTGAGCCACGCGTGGGAGGACGTCAAGGCCATGTTCAACGGGGGCACCCGCAAGCGGACCTTCTCGCTGCAGGCAGCCGGCGGCGCCGGGGGCAAGGGCGGCGCGGGGGCGGCGGGCGCCCCCGGGTGCGGCGGCGCGGACCTGGGTCCCCCCgggccgcccccgccgccgcacAAGAGCCTCCGCTGCGCCGACGACGAGCCGCCCgggccgcccccgccgccgccgccgcccccgccgcgcgCCCTGGGCCTAGCCGGCGCGGGGGCCCCCGCGGGCCCCGGGGGTGCGGGCGGCGCGGGGGTGCGCAGCTACCCGCTCATCCCGGTGCCCAGCAAGGGCTTCGGCCTCCTGCAGAAGCTGCCGCCGCCGCTCTTCCCGCACCCTTACGGCTTCCCCGCCGCCTTCGGGCTTTGCGCCAAGAAGGACGAGGCGCTGCTGGGCGACCCCAAGGGCGCGGCGGGCGCGGCGGGCGCGGCGGGCACCGGCGGCGGCACCGGCGGGGGCGGCGGACACCTGCCCGCGGGCCCCGGGCCCGGGCCGGCCGGCGGGGCCATGTTCTGGGGCGCCCCGCCGCCCGGGGCCGCCAAGGATGCGGTGGCCGCCGTGTACCCGCCGTTCCCGGTGTTCTGGCCGGCGGCGGGCAGCCTCCCGGTGCCGCCCTACCCCGCGGCGCAGAGCCAGGCCAAGGCGGTGGCGGCGGCCGTGGCGGCGGCGgccgtggcggcggcggcggccgggggCCCCGAGGCGCTGGACGGGCCGGACGCGGCCCCCGAGGCTGCGGGCGCGGAGGAGCGGTGTCCGAGCGCGCGGTCCCGGGGGCCCCTGGACGACGACGGCGCGGACGAGGCGCTGCCCCCGCCGCTGgccccgctgccgccgccgccgccgccgcccgccgcccgcaaGGGTCCCTACGTGTCGGCCTTCCGGCCGGTGGTCAAGGACGCCGAGAGCATCGCCAAGCTGTACGGGGGCGCCCGCGACGCCTACGGCCCaccgcgggcggcgggcggctaCACCAGCCCGGACTTCCTGAGCGAGGGCAGCTCCAGCTACCGCTCCGCCTCTCCGGACGCGGACACGGCCGAGGAGCCCGAGGTGGACGTGGAGTCCAACCGCTTCCCCGACGACGGCGGCGCCCCGGACCGGGCCGAGCCCGCCGGCCCCGACGCTGACCCGGCCGCGGGCGCCCCGCTCGCCGACGGAGCCCCGGACTCGCCCGCCGGCGGCAGCCCGCGCCCCCTGCGCCGCCCCGCGCCGGCCTTCGGGGAGCTGGCGGCCGAGAGGAGCCCCCCGGGGGGCGGCGGCTTCGAGCTGGGGGGGCCCACGCCAGCCAAG CCGCCGCAGGTGTACGGGCCCCAGCGGGACGAGCACGGGAAGAGCGCGGCGCTGGGGCCCGCGGCCTCCTACCTCTGCAGCCCCGAGGCCCACG AGCCAGACAAGGACGACAATCACTCAGCGGCGGAAGACCTGGAAGCCAGGAAAGGCTACCCAGACCAAAGGAGCCTATCCCAGCCCAGCCCCGCCAACACTGACCGAG gCGTCTCTCAGGACAGAATCCCTCTTTCCTGCCCTTGCACCCCAGGAGAAGATGGACTCACTCTGGATGTCACCGGCACGCAGCTGGTGGAGAAGGATCTGGAGAACCTGGCCAGAG
- the SKOR1 gene encoding SKI family transcriptional corepressor 1 isoform X2: protein MEALGTQLGPAGEGSASPGAKQELQPYPGAGALKPNQVGETSLYGVPIVSLVIDGQERLCLAQISNTLLKNFSYNEIHNRRVALGITCVQCTPVQLEILRRAGAMPISSRRCGMITKREAERLCKSFLGEHKPPKLPENFAFDVAHECAWGSRGSFIPARYNSSRAKCIKCGYCSLYFSPNKFIFHSHRTPDAKYTQPDAANFNSWRRHLKLSDKSATDELSHAWEDVKAMFNGGTRKRTFSLQAAGGAGGKGGAGAAGAPGCGGADLGPPGPPPPPHKSLRCADDEPPGPPPPPPPPPPRALGLAGAGAPAGPGGAGGAGVRSYPLIPVPSKGFGLLQKLPPPLFPHPYGFPAAFGLCAKKDEALLGDPKGAAGAAGAAGTGGGTGGGGGHLPAGPGPGPAGGAMFWGAPPPGAAKDAVAAVYPPFPVFWPAAGSLPVPPYPAAQSQAKAVAAAVAAAAVAAAAAGGPEALDGPDAAPEAAGAEERCPSARSRGPLDDDGADEALPPPLAPLPPPPPPPAARKGPYVSAFRPVVKDAESIAKLYGGARDAYGPPRAAGGYTSPDFLSEGSSSYRSASPDADTAEEPEVDVESNRFPDDGGAPDRAEPAGPDADPAAGAPLADGAPDSPAGGSPRPLRRPAPAFGELAAERSPPGGGGFELGGPTPAKPPQVYGPQRDEHGKSAALGPAASYLCSPEAHEPDKDDNHSAAEDLEARKGYPDQRSLSQPSPANTDRGVSQDRIPLSCPCTPGEDGLTLDVTGTQLVEKDLENLAREELQKLVLEQVELRKKLEREFQSLKDNFQDQMKRELAYREEMVQQLQIVREAHDALHHFSCKMLTPRHCTGNCSFKPPLLP from the exons ATGGAGGCGCTGGGCACGCAGCTGGGCCCGGCCGGCGAGGGCAGTGCGTCCCCCGGCGCCAAGCAGGAGCTGCAGCCCTACCCGGGCGCCGGCGCGCTCAAGCCCAACCAGGTCGGCGAGACGTCGCTGTACGGGGTGCCCATCGTGTCGCTGGTCATCGACGGGCAGGAGCGCCTGTGCCTGGCGCAGATCTCCAACACGCTGCTCAAGAACTTCAGCTACAACGAGATCCACAACCGCCGCGTGGCGCTGGGCATCACGTGCGTGCAGTGCACCCCCGTGCAGCTGGAGATCCTGCGGCGGGCCGGGGCCATGCCCATCTCGTCCCGGCGCTGCGGGATGATCACCAAGCGCGAGGCCGAGCGCCTGTGCAAGTCGTTCCTGGGCGAGCACAAGCCGCCCAAGCTGCCGGAGAACTTCGCCTTCGACGTGGCGCACGAGTGCGCCTGGGGCTCGCGGGGCAGCTTCATCCCCGCGCGCTACAACAGCTCCCGCGCCAAGTGCATCAAGTGCGGCTACTGCAGCCTCTACTTCTCGCCCAACAAGTTCATCTTCCACTCCCACCGCACGCCCGACGCCAAGTACACGCAGCCCGACGCGGCCAACTTCAACTCGTGGCGCCGCCACCTCAAGCTCAGCGACAAGTCGGCCACCGACGAGCTGAGCCACGCGTGGGAGGACGTCAAGGCCATGTTCAACGGGGGCACCCGCAAGCGGACCTTCTCGCTGCAGGCAGCCGGCGGCGCCGGGGGCAAGGGCGGCGCGGGGGCGGCGGGCGCCCCCGGGTGCGGCGGCGCGGACCTGGGTCCCCCCgggccgcccccgccgccgcacAAGAGCCTCCGCTGCGCCGACGACGAGCCGCCCgggccgcccccgccgccgccgccgcccccgccgcgcgCCCTGGGCCTAGCCGGCGCGGGGGCCCCCGCGGGCCCCGGGGGTGCGGGCGGCGCGGGGGTGCGCAGCTACCCGCTCATCCCGGTGCCCAGCAAGGGCTTCGGCCTCCTGCAGAAGCTGCCGCCGCCGCTCTTCCCGCACCCTTACGGCTTCCCCGCCGCCTTCGGGCTTTGCGCCAAGAAGGACGAGGCGCTGCTGGGCGACCCCAAGGGCGCGGCGGGCGCGGCGGGCGCGGCGGGCACCGGCGGCGGCACCGGCGGGGGCGGCGGACACCTGCCCGCGGGCCCCGGGCCCGGGCCGGCCGGCGGGGCCATGTTCTGGGGCGCCCCGCCGCCCGGGGCCGCCAAGGATGCGGTGGCCGCCGTGTACCCGCCGTTCCCGGTGTTCTGGCCGGCGGCGGGCAGCCTCCCGGTGCCGCCCTACCCCGCGGCGCAGAGCCAGGCCAAGGCGGTGGCGGCGGCCGTGGCGGCGGCGgccgtggcggcggcggcggccgggggCCCCGAGGCGCTGGACGGGCCGGACGCGGCCCCCGAGGCTGCGGGCGCGGAGGAGCGGTGTCCGAGCGCGCGGTCCCGGGGGCCCCTGGACGACGACGGCGCGGACGAGGCGCTGCCCCCGCCGCTGgccccgctgccgccgccgccgccgccgcccgccgcccgcaaGGGTCCCTACGTGTCGGCCTTCCGGCCGGTGGTCAAGGACGCCGAGAGCATCGCCAAGCTGTACGGGGGCGCCCGCGACGCCTACGGCCCaccgcgggcggcgggcggctaCACCAGCCCGGACTTCCTGAGCGAGGGCAGCTCCAGCTACCGCTCCGCCTCTCCGGACGCGGACACGGCCGAGGAGCCCGAGGTGGACGTGGAGTCCAACCGCTTCCCCGACGACGGCGGCGCCCCGGACCGGGCCGAGCCCGCCGGCCCCGACGCTGACCCGGCCGCGGGCGCCCCGCTCGCCGACGGAGCCCCGGACTCGCCCGCCGGCGGCAGCCCGCGCCCCCTGCGCCGCCCCGCGCCGGCCTTCGGGGAGCTGGCGGCCGAGAGGAGCCCCCCGGGGGGCGGCGGCTTCGAGCTGGGGGGGCCCACGCCAGCCAAG CCGCCGCAGGTGTACGGGCCCCAGCGGGACGAGCACGGGAAGAGCGCGGCGCTGGGGCCCGCGGCCTCCTACCTCTGCAGCCCCGAGGCCCACG AGCCAGACAAGGACGACAATCACTCAGCGGCGGAAGACCTGGAAGCCAGGAAAGGCTACCCAGACCAAAGGAGCCTATCCCAGCCCAGCCCCGCCAACACTGACCGAG gCGTCTCTCAGGACAGAATCCCTCTTTCCTGCCCTTGCACCCCAGGAGAAGATGGACTCACTCTGGATGTCACCGGCACGCAGCTGGTGGAGAAGGATCTGGAGAACCTGGCCAGAG